Within Primulina tabacum isolate GXHZ01 chromosome 5, ASM2559414v2, whole genome shotgun sequence, the genomic segment GGAAGTGTTACAGGATAATTGGTGTAGTAATCCTGCAGTTATCACTCAAGAAACATAAGAATATCGCAAGGACTTTAATCACAAATTAATCAAGATTTCAGTCAAAATGACCCCTCCCTCAAAAAACAAAGTGGAAAAGAAAACACAAAGTTAATGCTACTCAACTAAATTTCTCAATCCCACAATAGAGGTCAGCAGTATGTTATTACCCAAGGTTCCTTGTATTCTTTCTCCGCTACTTGGGTATTATCATCACCTACAAGAAGACACGTGATCTCCAATGAATTCCAAATTACAAGCAatggaaaataagaaaaaagtaATGAAATATCACTGACCATTAGAAGACGAGCCTTGCTTGGTTTTCATAAATTTTGGAGGAAATTTAGGAGTGCCAAATGACTTGATGGAATAAGATTGACCTCCATAACCAAAGGCAACCTGACTCGTCTCAACTGCAGCAGAAAAAATCGAGATCACACCTTGGAAGAATTGATCAACAGTAGAACTTTAGCAAAAATATAATTCTTTGAAGAATGAAGTTCTCTTTACGAGCTAGCATTATTCGTGGATTTAACAGCTTATTTCCAAATGaaaatacaaatatttttcggAACAAGCTTACCCTTCCTCTGAACTTTAGCCTTTTCCTTGAAAGATGACTCCTGGAATGAAAAGCGATTGAATTATGCAGCACAGAAAAATCAGCACACATTTGATTTGCTACTGAATTTAAAGCACAAAAGGGAACCGGATATACATGTAAGCGGCGTAGAAGTTGCTGTGCCTGTGCTTCATCAATATCACTTTCAACCTTTTCCCTGTCAAATACATAATAAATTCACTATATATAGAATAAGTTCACGTCAAGAATCAGAGTATCAAACATGAAATCCAGGACCATTACACTTTAGGCAGGGTAggcttcagttctttcttgATGGGAGCTTTTGGAGCAAACTTCACCTATAAAAAACAAAGCAAATCAATCCTGACAAGATAGAAATGATCACAAAATATCTGAAAAAAatagtaaattcaaataatcaaaccTTCCTCGGCGCCTTGCTGTCCGACTTGGCGAATGGCTCTGAATCCATAcgaatttatgaaatattcTGATCCTAGAAGTCGAAAAAAAAAGAACAGCATCGCTCATTGGTTAGAAACAAAGGACAAATCATATAAACGTGAAAGAAGTCCAAATTTTTTATACGAATTTGTATTTTATCCAGAATGTTACATTCACATTGGATCAtgcataattttcaaattttgatgttTAAGAATCTGATCAAAACAACAAGACATGCCCCCTCTTGCATTCAATACTATGATCTTAGGTACGAAGATCCCAAATCATTGGCGCAGGCTGCAACATACCGCTGATGGATGATCGCCAAAGAAACTGGGCAATgtataaaaacaaaaatcttGATACGGGACATGCTTAAACCAACCTGTTTTGATCAATAACGATCGGATACTGGTTTTCAAGAAATTGTCTTGTGTGTGATCTTGAGTGAATTTTAGCACTGTGGCGTTATTATAAGGAGAAAGGAAGAGATTGGCGGCTAAGTGTTAGGGTTTTGGAGAAGTTTAAGAATGGAAGTATTTGCTTACGTTGCCAGACGACTGTGTGTTACATCACATTACATCGGGCGATTGACGCCTGAATCCCCCACTTCTCCGCTTTCTGATCACATTTTCGTTGGGATATTCCTGTAAATTGacttaatttgattatttatattaataattagttttgattttttaaaattttaaaaacatatatatatatatatatatttggtttGTAACTTTCATTTTACTAAAATAACTTCTTTTAAATACTTATCATAATTCTATTTTGTATCCATCATTTTCCAACTTCTAACATGCTTGGAAGACCAACGAAATAACATGCGACCCAATCGATTTTGCGAGACAATCTGCAAATTCTAACACGAGACAAGTGGTGCAACCAACCGTAGAAATCAAAGTTTTATCCTTAATTTAATCGATCAAAATCTTCCAGACTTCTTATCATACGTCATTCAATAAATAATTGTTCGATTCTTTTGTTCCGTCGAAGACAATCATAAGTGGAAGTGAGTGTGAATCCAGCTTGAATTCAAGTCATTGACAAAGCAAATTACCTTGGAAACAATAGAAACCAGTTTTGAGAAACAAACAGAATCAATAGCAGCTCAATGTTTTGATAAGTAATCACGGCAGATTGTAAACAGGAAGAAAAAACATTGCTCGATATCATCTTATTTTGCATACATTCGTCCAAATTTAGTACAACAAATACATTTTAACATCTCCACCATATCATAAATCATGGGGATGCATCACAACACGACTAAAAAAAAGTTTCCTTCGACTCTAAGTCACGTGATCGTGAAGCAAAACACAAGCAGTCTATACACTGAAAATGTATATATCGTCTCTAATACATTCATCACACATTTGATCGAGGTACTATTCTTTCTGGAAAAAAGAGAGCACAAAATCTGTATGTACAGAGAAGAGCTGTGTATCCAAGAAAAGCTGTTCACCAATATCCAGAGAATGAAATAATATATCAGAATTATGTCATAActttttcccaaaatatatCCTCCAAAACCCCCCATGGCAAAACCACGCAAGCCCGTAATGTAAAATTACGTACAAACTAAGGAAACGGAAATAAGTCGTAAGGGACGTGCCTTCATAAAAGGTCGGTCTCGACTGGGGAAAGAATCAATGAAACTCTCCTTTAGTAACAAAGATACCTGATGATCAACGAAAAAAATACTTCATGCTCCAAAATATATCCTCCAAAACCCCCCATAGCAATATTAACAGGAAGGCCAGAAATATTTTTCCCCAGTCACCACAATGAAAGTAGACTTGCAAAATCGCATATAAAAGAACCCCTCTGGAAATAACCACTAAGAACTAAATAGTGCATATTTCGAAGCTATTTTTGTATTTCTGTATCAAATGCTTTTAGCAATATGAAGTCCCAGTTTCTCATTCTTTAAATGGCATTTCCCAAAGTTTTCACTTAGAAAGAGTTTGAATGTAGGAGTATTTAGCTTAAACTAATGCTTTATCAAAACGAACCTTTTCGATATGAATCTGTATcaatttacatttttatataataattttgaaaagagtcttattttattctttaaaaaaGGTGAGTTAAAACAGAATTCTTAAAAAGCCATATTTACTACTTTCTTTTTCTGATATTATCAAGCGCTCCAGAAAATATAACTTCTTTCAACAAGAGCcccttttctttcttttcttttgttttttacttttaaaaaaatttagaaaaattatGTCTTCAGATGCACTCTTTGTATCATATGGAATCACAGTTATGCACGCAAACATGCCCAAGTGCAAAGTGTGGTAACTACGGCACAGTAAGAACACGAGCTCCTTGAGAGATTGTTGTGTTCTAGAAATATATACATACCTTATCATTGTTAGATTGGACATTAGTGATTGTATGAGACCGAATGTTAGAACATAGAGAATCCAAGTAAGATCGCAACACTCCTAAAAATGCTCGGGCAGCTTCGACCTGAAAATGTTACAATGAGTACACTAGACCaatattcattttattattattatttttcttttgggGGGCGGGTGTTACCAAAACCCCTAATTGTTAATTTAATTCAAAAGTACAACTCAGAAAAAGGGGTAACTGCACCAACAGAACTACATACCTGTACTGGAGTACAATCATAAACTGGTCTTTTCTTCCCCAAGTAACTTTCTCCCACGAGCTTCTCGTGGAATGGACTAAGGCACGAATATAGTTCTCTCTGTTGAGGTAACTGGGGTATCGCTGGTGATTTCATCTGTTGCCTCAATACAATCAAATAAAAGAGATTACAAGATATCACAAGTTTAGAATGTTTGCATGACTACTAAAAGACCGTAAAGATAGCGTCCAAAAAAAAGTGGaaccaattttaaaaaaaaggacCTTAGAAGTCCCCAAGAGACCAAAGTACCAAATAGGAACACCAAAATGTTTAGACAATAAAAGCTTTGGGTCATGACTTTGTACAACATAATATATTTCTTGTGTAGAAATCTTGGATCACTTTTCAAGTGCCTAACACCAAACTAGAAATTATAAGCACCTGGTTTCTGTTTGCATCCACGAGTACGACATTTGTCATCTTCGACTGCACTTCGGTAGTCTTGTTCTTCACACCTACCTGCTCAGAATATGGACATCTATAACTAAACATAAATCAAAAGCAAACAAGATCTCTTTCGTGTAGCAACAGCGCATTGCCTTTGAGAAAGCAAATATTCACATATATCAAATTTGATCAGGATAATGACCAGAAACATAGTTATGTGAGTTTCAAGTTAAGAAATggaatatttattaaatatcatGAAACCCTATTCATTTCATAGACTCACAAGATGAAGCATAAGAATTTGCCAATATTTTTGCCTCATCAAgtgcaaaaaagaaaaaaagataaaTCGGCTAGACAATAACTTGGAAGAGTAGGAATCATGCATATGCTACAAATAACCTATGGTTGACGTTTGGctcttcttgttttttttgGCTCCACATGCTTCAGCGTTAATACTTAACtctttatcataaattcaaaacttggTAGAGCTCATAAGAATTATACGTAATCAGTTTCCTGGAAAAGCTCAACATTTCTTGAGTTTACTGTTCATCATCTAATACAGACATCTAAAGCTCCACCTTCTGTTTCAGGATCCAATACAGCAGTAGCCCAAGCTTTCAggttcaaatattttaaaaactcACCAAAATTCATAAACTATTATGGCTTCCAAAATTAAATTACGAAAAATCGAGTACGATTTTCTCACTAATTAAAAAGTACAGGAAAAACTCACTATGTAAGGGACAGGTGCATCAAGAAAGTCCAGCATGTCATTTGGCAAGACCTGCAAAAACAACCTCAGATACATAACAATCATCATGTGCAGCCACAATACATATTAAAGCTAAACAAAGTTGCGCCAAAGGCATAAAAAAAACCATGAAAAACTACTGCAGGGACAAAGAGATACCGGCATTAATAAGCTCTGCCATTGATACGGACGAATCAGTGGTATAATTGACAAAACTATAGCTGACAAAATACCCTGCAGGCCAATAAAAACCCAAATGTAGTAGAAACTTTTAAGTTACATTTCCACAATATACCAGACGATCAGCAAAAATGTAAAGATAAGAGAAAAAAGCAGATGCAAGTATTAAGAATCTGAAAAGAAAAGTTGGTTAGTGTAAATCTCCTTTGGATGAAGTTGTCACTAGCATGCTAACCCTAAAGTACAACACACATCATGTGATAGTTTTACCAGTTACATGACCAGATGGTCTACAGATAGAGCTGAGAGAGAAACTGCATAAGTATATTTATGCACAGAATGAATGCCAAAAACCTTCAGACTGATAAGACAGAAATAtgattaacaaaaaaattaaaatttgcatAACTGACACCTACCAAATTTGAACAAACGACCACAATCTGCTTTTCCAGAAGAGCACCTGCAAATAAAGTCAATACCTGAAAAAGGGAACTGAAAAACTTTTAGATATTGAATGATCCACCACAAAAGAAAGTGTTTGTGTTGCACATAGCGCCTTTTACCAAGATGGTTGAAAAGAAATTATTGTAATGGGCAATCTGCCAAATCATATCAATGTTTCCTTGGATGATATGTTAAAAGGCATGGAACTCAATAAGGGGATGGACTTACATGCTCCAGTCGGAGGGAACCACATAAGCAAGCAACAGCCCATACAGATAAAGCAGCGGCCTCCTCCTCCACCATTAACGCACTGTGGACCTATAAGGAAAAACCAACACATGGCAGACCTACTTCTCAGTTGAAAGGACGACACTCAATATCACAACCAAAAGCTAACCAGAGAAGCAGAAAAAAGTTCAGAGAAAGGTACCAGACAATTTTGTATCAAATCAAAACTGCATAAACGGGATTAAACATTTGACATCTACATAAGGGTGAAAACTTATATTCTTCCCATCATACCTCTGCTAACTCCAAACTCGTGCTGCATGATGTCAAATCAATTGTTGATCCAGCAACATGTAAGACTGTTTCATTTGGTCTGTGATACTCGAGAGGATGCAAATGATCCAAAGGGTGGAATTTGAGGGTTGAACCACGTGTTGGACAATTTAAACGATAATATTCACAAATTATACACAAGGATCCATGATTGTTTGCCTGAAAACATAACGGGGATGGGGATACCTCAGCAGacaaataataatatgaatGAGACCCAAATACATCCAGAATAAAAATTCCAACCTTTGCCCAATCAGTTATATCGCTATGTTCACTGAGGACATCTTGGCCAGATGATGATGCCTCTTCCACTTCAGCCTCATCCATATCACTCCTGAAATGTCTATAGTCACTTGGAGAGCCCTGAATACTGCATCCACAGTTCATAATGCATTTGTTAAATTAACATGTTCCTTCTCTGGACAGCAGAAGAGGAACTGTTCATGGTATCTGTGATGAAACTAAAGTTTTCACTGTGTATGTTTTTCACGTAACCCAATAATGGtggaaaatcataaaattacaAGGCCAAAGATAGGAGTTTATCTACCTTGAGGAAGATTCAGAGCTTTCCAGTTGCTGAAACTGTAATAATGGTAAAGTAGGATTTGGTGGACGGCATTCCACTGATTGATTGCCTGCAATGTTATTCTCAAGATTTGGTGGACGACATTCCACTGATTGATTGCCTTCAATGTTATTCTCAATAGAAGCATCAACCACGGAAACATCAACACCAGATCCCTTCTTTATATTACTGTCATCATTTAGACTTtgctttttaaagaaaaatgtatCATTTGTCACTCTTTCTTCAACCGATCCATTTAACGTTGCACCTTCTCCATCTTCCAGTGGTAAACAACTGCTTTCTTCCAGTGTTTCATCTTCGTCATAGCTCACAGGTGACTCCAGATCCAAGTTATATATCTCCTTTGTTAACCGTTCCAATCTCTCTTCAGTGAAAATGCTACAGAATACAGTAAGAACTGAAGTAAAGGATGAGCAATAACAAGTAGAAACCATAACACTTCCGGGCAGTCTAAAATTTAAAACACTAACGTGTATTCGTGGAGATGCCAAAAGAACAAATATATCATTATAGTTTATCCGGCATCAAACACCAAGAAACCGAATCCTAAAGTGACATGCACACGAATTTTGGTCGATAGATGACCACAAACGTGTAGTATCTTAAAAACTACTTGATTCAACAGATCCTGGAGTTTACCATTTCCAGGAACATCAGCGTGGGCAGCAAAAAATTTAAGAAGGATCACAAGTCTGCCAGCAGCAAATCATTCCGTGAAGTAAGAAACACAGAACGATCAATAAAAGAACAAAGGAATCTAAATTAGACGAGCAAGTAATTGTATCATCATCGGGTGTAATATTTTGCAATAGAACAAGGATCTAGACAGATATCTCTtaaaatgagatgcatcagacAACACAACATAGACACGTCAATTGACAAACCTATTCAATACTCCAAAATGCAGTTCAAAAAACGGCACCCTCGAAAGAATGCAGTAACAGCGACGTGTGGTCAAAATATGTCGGCCAAGGCTAGAAGAAAAGGGATGCCCATCTGACATCATAGTAATCAATCCTGATGGCTTTTGTACGATTTCATCAACCAAAACACAGCAACCATAGAGAGTTGAATCATCTGCCACCTAGAACATTTCAAAGTCATCAGAAACCTATAGGAAAATAAGGTACAGTAGAAACCATGTTTGGCAAAAGAAAATCAAGAGCCAAATGGCAAAACTTGTAAAGAATGGTTTCAGCACACCTGCAGCCGGAAGACAAAGGACAAATCACTCTGTTTCAGATGTTCCTGTAAATACACCCATATTTATTAACACTGCACTTGGCAGAGAGAGCTAATGACTTTTAAATGGGCACTTATGCAATCTCTTCAAACACCCAACCTACCCAAGGTGATAAATACAAATAGAAAAGTAGAAAGGGATCTTATGCAATCTCTTCAAACACCCAACCTACCCAAGGTGATAAATACAAATAGAAAAGTAGAAAGGGATAAGTACACTCATCGAACTACACTGAAAACTTATCAAAAATAATAACAGAATAAAAAAGAGAGCCGGAAAAAAGGCCTGTGAAGAAGAGAGTTGGTAAGTCGTCCAGTAATTTTCAGAAGAAGCACTATAAAAATACCTGTCCCAAAAGTATCTCGTTCAATTCACTCATTGATGGAGTTCTCTCCACAGCATTAACCTGTAACAAAGAGTTGATTTAGAAACCTAAATAAAAACTAATTCCTCAACAACCGTTTTTTTATATCAATCACACCCCCAGGAAATTAATCTTTGACAAGGCACGGTTTCTGCTAGTCCTATTATTCATGACTAATCACTGCAAATGAGACTCAAGTGCACAGCCTTAAAGAAAAGATAATCCACAAAAGCATGAAACTGAAGCTCTGTTGAGACCTTTCGTATCCCAGGTACTTTCCACCACAATAATTTAGAAAAGTACAAAACAACAGCAATGAGAATGAACCAGAGCAATAGAACTGGAACAAATGAAAAAAGGGTCCCTTTCCAAACAAAGGGCTTCTTAGGCTATCAAACAAAGAAGtgccataaaaaataaaaacctaCAAACCATTATTTTGTGTGGATTTGAAAAACATCTGCAGAcaattttacacacacacacagagctGGAGAACAGCCATGATTTGTGTATAAAGTCCcaaaaatttatcaaggatAATGAAcaaaagatttattttaatcATCATTGACTAGGATGTTACTATAATTTGCACCTTATGTGGCCTGCCCCCATGCTTACCCATTTAAACCATGTTAAACTTAATTTTTCAACCCAGATAGAGTTTAGCTGCCAAACAAGAAAACCATAACTCCAAGGAGAATAAAATGAGAgtactaaataaaatatacaaaCTTAAATTAAGTTGTAAGAGGAAAACAAACAATTGCACTTCACATGACCTCTACTCCTGCAGGAAAGCAAAATGAAAGGAGATCCTTGTATTTGAGTGGCAACTGTTTGCCTGGAGGGTAAACGAACAAAACCTGAAAACCATTAAAGAATATCGTTTCCCATTTTTATGattgtttaaattttatcacaACAAAGTTGGTGGAAGAATACATAAAATCAGCACCCGAGGCTCAAGATTAGGTTCTACACGAGACTGATGCGGACCACCAAGAGCACTTCGAAGCCTCCCAGAGCCTTCATACTTTCTAGCAAAGTAAAGATTTTGTAGTGCTTGAATATCAGAACTGGGAGGAAGCCCAACGACTATCATGCTCTCAAAGAGATTCGATGGCTCCTTCCAGACTCTGTGATCCTGAAAACATTAGCATTATAAATAATGGAAAaattcaaggcaaaaacttcaaatttatatattaatggCTTCACTTTAGACATTAGATTAGAAAATGGTGGGGTTTCTAGAGCATTTACAATTTGTTCTAGTTAAATGAGCTTCTGTTGTGGTAGAGAATGGATTTTTGATTTATttcttgaataattatttttaaaaaaccagAAAATGAGCACTAGGCACAAATTTAACTAAGATTGCAAACGTGTAAAGAAAACTTGTTAAAGTATGAGACAAGAACCTACCAGGGACTGCAATTGAAAGCTCGCCCATTGACGTTTTTGACTAGTAAGAATTTCTGGGTTGTAAGGTCCACGTTTCACTTCAGGAGGACTCGATAGACCCTTAATAATTCTAGATACATGCTGCTGAAGTTTATGAAGCTGGCCCCCACTTTCCAATTTTGATGAATATACCACAGAAGGTCGTGGAGAATGAACagctgcagcagcagcagcagcagcaacagcttTAGCTACATCTTCAGTTGTTTGCATGAAGAATGATGCACTCCACCCAGGGCTACCCGACTCTTCACTTTTCTCCATTTATCAAACCTCCACTCTATGGAACCACACACTGCTGATATTTGCATTTTGAACAAAGGCATTATGTGACATCcattttaagaaaaatacaCAGAAATAATAATGAAAATCCGAGCACAACTCTAGATTTTAAGCTTCCGACTtctattcttatcttagaaatAATGACGGAAAGTCTATTCAGTAGGCCCTTCTGGTGGTGTATGAGGTGGTCATATAAAAGCAAGACGAAATGAGAgaaataaacaaaaacaaaccaaCCAATACAAATCTCTAAAGTTGTTCCTAAATTTAGCTAAATTACAATCATAGGTAGAACTCGTTTGAACAAAAATAGAAGCTGAAGGGTGCGAGGTGGGGGCAACCATCTCTAAAACGAATATATTTAAAAGACTTATATCCATATATCTAAAACTTTCACCCCTCCCCCGAAATCCATATACTCTCCCCCTCCTCTCCTAAATTTTGTTCTGCCCCTACATAGAGAAGAGTAAAATTCACAACTTCTTCAGAGTACAGAGATTTTCCAAGTAAAAATATTGTGGTCAACACGAGTGTTGATTTATTCTTGAATTTTTACATCAAGCACTCCATCCCTTGGGCTTGGTGTGCagatagaagaaagaaaatacTGATTGGAGACAAAAATCAAGAATACACCCTTTCAATCGTTATTCACCTTGCCTAACCACTAACCCCTCCAACACGTtcctaaaaaacaaaaaagaaagtaagtgcttttttatttttttttttaaaaagacatCCGTAACTACAGGCTACAATATgtctataattttatttaaaaaggaTTGGGAAAAGCTTTGTTTACTTGCACCTACCTGGTTTATATTCatcaattaaagaaaaaacCACTGAAGAACAAAAAGATCATAACTTTCCAAAGTTTTCTTAGTTTCAGAATCAAGATCACAACTTTAAACCTCGGGTGTATGGATTTATTTACAAATTAAACGACAAAAACCCACAAGATTTGAGCTTAAGCctccatttttttttaactatGTCCATCAGAAACAAAAAATACAATCAATCATTTGCATAAAAAAGTCAATAATTCAAGAAGGTAAGCAGAAATTCAGAAACGGATTGAGAATCCAATCAAACTTAGCCAAATAAACGCAGGTATTCacataaattgtaaaaaaaaatcaccTTTTAATGAAAATACGAATGAAGGAAGAGAGACATGAAAAATCAAGACGGAAGAGGGCTTTATTAAGAGAAACAGGGAGTTTCAGGCGGCCATAACAGAGAAAAGGAAAGCCGCGTCTTTGTCG encodes:
- the LOC142545650 gene encoding uncharacterized protein LOC142545650 yields the protein MEKSEESGSPGWSASFFMQTTEDVAKAVAAAAAAAAVHSPRPSVVYSSKLESGGQLHKLQQHVSRIIKGLSSPPEVKRGPYNPEILTSQKRQWASFQLQSLDHRVWKEPSNLFESMIVVGLPPSSDIQALQNLYFARKYEGSGRLRSALGGPHQSRVEPNLEPRVLFVYPPGKQLPLKYKDLLSFCFPAGVEVNAVERTPSMSELNEILLGQEHLKQSDLSFVFRLQVADDSTLYGCCVLVDEIVQKPSGLITMMSDGHPFSSSLGRHILTTRRCYCILSRVPFFELHFGVLNSIFTEERLERLTKEIYNLDLESPVSYDEDETLEESSCLPLEDGEGATLNGSVEERVTNDTFFFKKQSLNDDSNIKKGSGVDVSVVDASIENNIEGNQSVECRPPNLENNIAGNQSVECRPPNPTLPLLQFQQLESSESSSSIQGSPSDYRHFRSDMDEAEVEEASSSGQDVLSEHSDITDWAKANNHGSLCIICEYYRLNCPTRGSTLKFHPLDHLHPLEYHRPNETVLHVAGSTIDLTSCSTSLELAEVHSALMVEEEAAALSVWAVACLCGSLRLEHVLTLFAGALLEKQIVVVCSNLGILSAIVLSIIPLIRPYQWQSLLMPVLPNDMLDFLDAPVPYIVGVKNKTTEVQSKMTNVVLVDANRNQMKSPAIPQLPQQRELYSCLSPFHEKLVGESYLGKKRPVYDCTPVQVEAARAFLGVLRSYLDSLCSNIRSHTITNVQSNNDKVSLLLKESFIDSFPSRDRPFMKLFLDTQLFSVHTDFVLSFFQKE